Proteins from a genomic interval of Bacteroides sp. AN502(2024):
- the uxaC gene encoding glucuronate isomerase — MKNFMDENFLLQTETAQKLYHEHAAKMPIIDYHCHLIPQMVADDYKFKSLTEIWLGGDHYKWRAMRTNGVEERFCTGKDTTDWEKFEKWAETVPYTFRNPLYHWTHLELKTAFGINKILNPQTAREIYDECNEKLAQPEYSARGMMRRYHVETVCTTDDPIDSLEYHIQTRESGFEIKMLPTWRPDKAMAVEVPADFRTYVEKLAAVSGVTISNFDDMIAALRKRHDFFAEQGCRLSDHGIEEFYAEDYTDAEIKAIFNKVYGGTELTKEEILKFKSAMLVIFGEMDWEKGWTQQFHYGAIRNNNTKMFKLLGADTGFDSIGEFTTAKAMAKFLDRLNTNGKLTKTILYNLNPCANEVIATMLGNFQEGSIPGKIQFGSGWWFLDQKDGMEKQMNALSVLGLLSRFVGMLTDSRSFLSYPRHEYFRRTLCNLIGRDIENGEIPVSEMNRVNQMIEDISYNNAKNFFKF; from the coding sequence ATGAAGAACTTCATGGACGAAAACTTCTTGCTGCAAACAGAAACTGCGCAAAAGTTGTATCACGAGCATGCGGCTAAAATGCCGATCATCGACTATCACTGCCACCTTATCCCTCAAATGGTAGCTGACGACTACAAGTTTAAATCACTGACCGAAATCTGGCTGGGTGGTGACCACTACAAATGGCGTGCAATGCGTACAAACGGAGTAGAGGAACGTTTCTGCACAGGAAAAGACACCACAGACTGGGAAAAATTCGAAAAATGGGCAGAAACAGTGCCTTATACTTTCCGTAACCCATTGTATCACTGGACTCACCTCGAGCTGAAAACAGCATTTGGCATCAATAAGATATTGAATCCGCAGACTGCACGTGAAATTTACGATGAATGTAACGAGAAACTGGCTCAACCTGAATATTCAGCGCGCGGAATGATGCGCCGTTATCACGTGGAAACCGTATGTACTACGGATGATCCTATCGACTCATTGGAATACCACATCCAAACACGCGAAAGTGGATTCGAAATCAAGATGTTGCCGACTTGGCGTCCTGATAAGGCAATGGCTGTAGAAGTCCCTGCTGATTTCCGTACTTATGTAGAAAAGCTGGCAGCAGTAAGCGGTGTCACTATTTCTAATTTTGATGATATGATCGCTGCTTTGCGCAAACGTCATGACTTCTTCGCAGAACAAGGCTGCCGTTTGTCTGACCATGGTATTGAAGAATTCTACGCAGAAGATTATACGGATGCTGAAATCAAAGCAATCTTTAACAAGGTATATGGTGGCACAGAATTGACTAAGGAAGAAATTCTGAAATTCAAATCAGCCATGCTTGTGATCTTCGGTGAAATGGATTGGGAAAAAGGCTGGACCCAGCAATTCCATTACGGTGCGATTCGCAACAATAACACGAAAATGTTTAAATTACTGGGTGCTGATACAGGTTTCGATTCTATCGGTGAGTTTACAACCGCCAAAGCAATGGCTAAATTCCTTGATCGCCTGAACACCAATGGCAAATTGACTAAAACAATCCTCTACAACTTGAACCCATGCGCCAACGAAGTGATTGCAACAATGCTGGGCAACTTCCAAGAGGGCTCTATTCCGGGAAAAATCCAATTTGGTTCCGGATGGTGGTTCCTTGACCAAAAGGATGGAATGGAAAAACAAATGAATGCTTTGTCAGTACTTGGCCTTTTAAGCCGCTTCGTAGGTATGTTGACAGACTCCCGCTCATTCCTATCCTATCCGCGTCATGAATATTTCCGTCGTACATTGTGTAACCTGATAGGACGTGACATAGAAAACGGAGAAATTCCGGTGTCTGAAATGAATCGTGTAAATCAAATGATTGAAGATATCAGCTATAACAATGCCAAGAACTTCTTCAAGTTCTAA
- a CDS encoding type IV toxin-antitoxin system AbiEi family antitoxin gives MKQQDYSLSDWIDEKVMRGYYTFTIEDVKSNFPQFSDAYIRTSLYRLTIKKKIISPWKGFYVIMPIEFALKAIIPPVFYIDALMSFLNKKYYVSLLNAASFYGASHQRAQTFSVMTEAPKLRNTAKTGTSILFFSKKDIPEKYTRSHKAQSGYVNVASPELTAIDLIENEKHIGGLNRVCTVLNELVDSIDFDKLNRDFFDLAPTPIYQRLGYILESVLEREDLADRFKSKFPLSLTMRNVPFKIGKSTEGCEIDKKWKVIINQEIEIDE, from the coding sequence ATGAAACAGCAAGATTATAGTTTATCAGATTGGATTGATGAAAAGGTAATGAGAGGCTATTACACTTTCACAATTGAGGATGTTAAAAGCAACTTTCCTCAATTTAGTGATGCTTATATTAGAACCTCTTTATATCGCCTAACTATAAAGAAGAAAATTATTTCTCCTTGGAAAGGTTTTTATGTTATCATGCCAATTGAATTTGCCTTAAAAGCGATTATTCCACCGGTGTTTTACATAGACGCGTTAATGTCGTTTTTGAACAAGAAGTATTATGTCAGTTTGCTTAATGCTGCATCTTTCTATGGTGCATCACATCAAAGGGCACAAACCTTTTCAGTAATGACAGAAGCTCCCAAATTGAGAAATACAGCCAAAACAGGGACCTCCATTCTTTTCTTCTCCAAGAAAGATATTCCTGAGAAGTATACAAGAAGCCATAAGGCTCAATCTGGTTATGTAAATGTGGCATCTCCTGAATTGACAGCCATAGATTTAATAGAGAATGAAAAACACATAGGAGGTTTAAATAGGGTGTGTACTGTCCTAAATGAATTGGTCGATAGTATTGATTTTGACAAATTAAATAGAGATTTCTTCGACCTTGCACCGACCCCTATTTATCAAAGATTAGGATATATATTAGAATCCGTTCTGGAAAGAGAAGATCTTGCAGATAGATTTAAATCCAAGTTCCCTCTTTCCCTAACAATGAGAAATGTTCCATTCAAAATTGGTAAATCAACAGAAGGTTGTGAGATTGACAAGAAATGGAAAGTAATTATTAACCAAGAAATAGAAATAGACGAATGA
- a CDS encoding glycosyltransferase family 2 protein produces MRISIITATWNSGATLRYTMRSVLSQSYSDIEHIIVDGGSTDSTMEIIHELEPEYRGKLRYISGKDQGIYDAMNKGIAMAAGDIVGILNSDDFYTGNNVLSTVASAFEGGDIDAVYGDIHYVQDNDLQKCTRYYSSKLFHRRWMRLGFMPAHPSFYCRKEIYEKYGGFDLSYKIAADFECLLRLIFVHKIRLRYIPMDFVTMRTGGASTNGFSSHKQILRDHQRAFKDNGIYSNVLLESLRYIYKIYEIIETKVSRK; encoded by the coding sequence ATGAGAATATCAATAATCACTGCTACATGGAATAGCGGTGCAACTTTGCGTTACACAATGCGAAGTGTGTTGTCACAATCATATTCCGATATAGAACATATTATTGTGGATGGCGGTTCAACAGATAGCACAATGGAAATCATACATGAATTGGAACCTGAATATCGAGGCAAATTACGTTATATCAGCGGAAAAGATCAAGGAATATACGATGCTATGAATAAAGGTATCGCAATGGCGGCAGGCGATATCGTAGGAATACTTAACAGTGATGATTTTTATACTGGCAATAATGTACTTTCAACAGTGGCATCCGCATTTGAAGGTGGTGACATAGATGCTGTTTATGGCGATATACATTATGTACAAGACAATGATTTGCAAAAATGTACTCGTTATTACTCTTCGAAACTTTTTCATCGTCGTTGGATGCGTCTAGGCTTTATGCCTGCCCATCCGAGTTTTTATTGTCGTAAAGAAATCTATGAGAAATACGGCGGTTTCGATCTGTCGTACAAAATTGCTGCCGATTTTGAATGTCTGCTGCGATTAATATTCGTCCATAAGATACGGCTTCGATACATCCCAATGGATTTTGTAACAATGCGCACAGGAGGAGCATCGACTAACGGATTTTCCAGCCATAAACAAATTTTACGAGATCACCAGAGAGCATTCAAGGATAATGGAATTTACAGTAATGTCCTGCTTGAATCGTTGAGATACATCTACAAAATATATGAGATCATCGAAACCAAAGTTTCACGAAAATGA
- a CDS encoding nucleotidyl transferase AbiEii/AbiGii toxin family protein: MIPEFAIREWNEVVPWTESEQVEQDLLICRALTEIYKDEYLASHLAFRGGTALHKLYLSPQPRYSEDIDLIQIKAEPIKEIYDHIRDALSFLGEPKVKQKRNNNTLIFRMESEIPPVVPIHLKVEINCKEHFNVLPMQKIPFSVSNKWYQGECNFLTYQLDELVGTKLRALYQRRKGRDLYDLYKALTTKDLNIDNVLKCYHQYMDFVVDHIPTYKEFIINMEDKMQDEEFLGDTQQLLRPDENFNPQEGYEVVRSLLIDRLQK; encoded by the coding sequence ATGATACCCGAATTTGCGATTAGAGAATGGAATGAAGTCGTTCCCTGGACTGAATCAGAACAGGTAGAACAAGATCTGCTTATTTGTAGAGCCCTAACTGAAATTTATAAAGATGAGTATTTGGCTTCTCATCTTGCATTTCGTGGCGGTACAGCTTTACACAAGTTATATCTTTCGCCTCAACCTCGTTACAGTGAGGATATTGACTTGATTCAGATTAAAGCAGAACCTATTAAAGAGATATACGATCATATTAGGGATGCTTTGTCTTTTCTTGGGGAACCGAAGGTTAAACAAAAAAGGAACAATAACACTCTGATATTTAGGATGGAGTCTGAAATACCTCCTGTTGTACCCATTCATTTAAAGGTGGAAATAAACTGCAAGGAACACTTCAATGTATTGCCAATGCAAAAAATACCATTTTCTGTTTCAAACAAATGGTATCAAGGAGAATGCAATTTTCTTACTTACCAACTTGATGAACTTGTAGGCACTAAACTTAGAGCATTATATCAAAGACGAAAAGGTAGAGACTTGTATGATTTATATAAAGCTTTGACAACCAAAGATCTTAATATTGACAATGTACTGAAATGCTATCATCAATATATGGATTTCGTGGTTGATCATATTCCTACATACAAGGAGTTTATTATTAATATGGAAGATAAAATGCAGGATGAGGAATTTTTAGGAGATACGCAACAACTACTCCGTCCTGATGAAAACTTTAATCCCCAAGAGGGCTATGAGGTTGTTCGCTCATTACTAATTGATAGGTTGCAAAAATAG
- a CDS encoding substrate-binding domain-containing protein: MENRNYTIKDIARMAGVSAGTVDRVLHNRGDVSPKSKAKVQKVLDEIHYQPNVFAIGLAAKKKYSFLCLIPYYIEHDYWHSVIGGIERARQELHPFNVSIDYLFYRHGDERSYQEACLAIKEKNVDAVLISPNFREGTLALTAYLQENKIAYAFVDFNMEEAKALTYIGQDSYKSGYIAAKILMRNYSAGEGQELVLFLSNNKDNPAEIQMQRRLDGFMNYISEEYNNLVIHEVVLNKSDQESNQQTLDEFFQAHPKAVLGVVFNSRVYQLGEYLRRAGRSMKGLIGYDLLKANVELLKSGDVHYLIGQRPGLQGYCGVKALCDSVVFKKSVEPVKYMPIDILMKENIDFYFEFV; the protein is encoded by the coding sequence ATGGAGAACCGGAACTATACCATTAAAGACATTGCCCGCATGGCCGGCGTTTCTGCCGGAACGGTCGACAGGGTGTTGCATAATCGCGGTGACGTATCTCCTAAAAGCAAAGCTAAAGTACAAAAGGTGTTGGATGAGATTCATTATCAGCCCAATGTGTTTGCTATTGGCTTGGCTGCTAAAAAGAAATATTCTTTTCTCTGTTTGATACCTTATTATATAGAGCATGATTATTGGCATTCGGTAATAGGGGGGATTGAGCGTGCCCGTCAAGAGTTGCATCCTTTTAATGTGAGTATAGATTATCTGTTCTATCGTCATGGGGATGAGAGGAGTTATCAAGAAGCCTGTCTTGCCATCAAAGAAAAGAATGTGGATGCGGTATTGATTTCTCCGAATTTCCGGGAAGGGACACTGGCGCTGACAGCTTATTTACAGGAAAATAAAATAGCTTATGCTTTTGTCGATTTCAATATGGAAGAAGCGAAAGCATTGACGTATATCGGGCAGGATTCATATAAAAGCGGATATATCGCAGCAAAAATATTGATGCGTAATTATTCGGCAGGAGAAGGTCAGGAGTTGGTTTTGTTTTTAAGTAACAATAAGGATAATCCGGCTGAAATACAGATGCAACGTCGTTTGGACGGTTTTATGAATTATATTTCCGAAGAATATAATAATCTGGTAATCCATGAAGTGGTACTCAATAAATCCGATCAAGAAAGTAACCAACAGACATTAGATGAGTTTTTTCAGGCGCATCCGAAGGCGGTATTGGGAGTTGTATTTAATTCCAGAGTGTATCAGTTGGGAGAGTATCTTCGCCGTGCGGGACGTAGCATGAAGGGACTGATAGGATATGACCTTTTGAAAGCAAACGTAGAATTGCTAAAATCCGGTGATGTGCATTATCTAATCGGACAACGTCCGGGATTGCAAGGATATTGCGGGGTGAAGGCTTTGTGTGACTCTGTCGTGTTTAAAAAGTCTGTTGAACCTGTAAAGTATATGCCTATTGATATCCTGATGAAGGAGAATATTGATTTTTATTTTGAATTTGTATAA
- a CDS encoding ATP-binding protein translates to MRFFDRTEEITSLRKIREMALNNAQFTVVTGRRRIGKTSLVWKAYEDEPVLYFFVARKAEGDLCEDYRLEIENKLGVPTMGRAEHFTDVFEYLMKLSTERSITLFIDEFQEFFRVNKSVFSDMQRIWDLYSPKSHINLIVCGSIYSMMTKIFKDKKEPLYNRQSRFMTVRPFTPTVLKDILSEYNPGYTAEDLLALYAFTGGVAKYVQLLVDAGATTKTAMLDQIIKVDSIFLGEGKAILIEEFGKDYGIYFSILSAIARGKTSRSEIENVVGKEIGGYLTKLEKEYEIISKKQPLFEKSSAKNVRYIIEDNFFTFWFRFIYKYSYMLEIENYGGMKMIIDRDYETFSGLMLERYFKRVLIERQAYTRIGGWWDRKGESEIDIVAENELDDTATFFEVKRKAENIDMEKLEAKAAAFMRATGEFKGYSLSYKGLSMTDM, encoded by the coding sequence ATGAGATTTTTTGACAGGACAGAAGAAATAACCTCTCTTCGCAAGATTCGCGAAATGGCGCTAAACAATGCTCAGTTCACAGTGGTAACGGGACGTCGCCGTATCGGTAAGACATCACTCGTGTGGAAGGCATACGAGGATGAACCGGTTCTCTATTTCTTTGTTGCCCGGAAAGCCGAAGGCGATTTGTGTGAGGACTATCGGCTTGAAATAGAGAACAAGTTGGGTGTCCCGACCATGGGACGGGCCGAACACTTTACCGATGTGTTCGAATACCTGATGAAACTTTCGACAGAACGTTCCATCACGCTCTTTATCGATGAGTTCCAAGAGTTTTTCCGTGTGAACAAATCAGTGTTCAGCGATATGCAGCGCATCTGGGACCTATATAGCCCGAAGTCCCACATTAACCTGATTGTCTGTGGTTCGATTTATTCCATGATGACAAAGATATTCAAGGATAAGAAAGAGCCGTTGTACAACCGACAGTCCCGCTTTATGACTGTGCGTCCGTTTACTCCGACTGTCCTGAAAGATATTCTTTCGGAATACAATCCCGGTTACACAGCGGAAGATCTGCTGGCCTTGTACGCTTTCACGGGCGGCGTGGCGAAGTATGTACAACTACTCGTGGATGCAGGAGCAACAACTAAAACGGCTATGCTCGACCAGATTATAAAGGTCGACTCCATATTTCTGGGGGAGGGTAAAGCGATTCTTATCGAAGAGTTCGGCAAGGATTACGGAATCTATTTTTCCATACTATCGGCCATTGCACGAGGAAAAACATCCCGTTCGGAAATCGAGAACGTGGTAGGCAAGGAAATCGGCGGTTATCTTACCAAGCTGGAGAAAGAATACGAAATCATATCGAAGAAACAACCGTTGTTCGAGAAGAGTTCCGCCAAGAATGTCCGGTATATCATCGAGGACAACTTCTTCACGTTCTGGTTCCGCTTCATCTACAAGTACAGTTATATGCTTGAGATAGAGAACTATGGAGGTATGAAGATGATTATAGACCGGGATTATGAAACTTTCAGCGGCCTGATGCTTGAACGTTACTTTAAGCGTGTGCTGATAGAACGGCAAGCCTATACGCGCATCGGTGGCTGGTGGGACCGCAAGGGTGAGAGCGAAATAGACATAGTAGCTGAAAACGAACTGGACGATACAGCGACATTTTTCGAAGTCAAACGCAAGGCCGAAAATATCGACATGGAAAAACTGGAAGCGAAAGCAGCCGCTTTCATGCGTGCAACGGGAGAGTTCAAAGGTTATTCCCTGTCATACAAAGGACTGTCAATGACTGACATGTAG